From the Actinomycetota bacterium genome, the window TACTGCACGTAATCCAGTTTCAGGAACTTGGTGAAATCGATGGTCTGCTGCATGGTCGCCTCGGTCTCACCGGGGAACCCGAGGATGCAATGGCCGGTCACTTCCAGCCCGACCTCGTGGGCCATCCTCACAGCCTGAACCGCCTGGCCGATGGTCGTGCCCTTGCGCACCGAGTCGAGGATCTCCTGGCTGCCGCTCTCGATGCCGAAACCGATCATCCAGCAACCCGCCCGCTTGATAGCCCTGAGCAGCTCAGGCGATATCGTGTCCACCCTGCTGTTGCAGACCCAGTCGATGTCGAGCCCCCGGCGGATAATCTCCTCGGCGGTCTCGATGGCATATTCCTGGTCGGTGGTGAAAGATTCCGACCAGATGAGGAAATCGCGGATGCCGAACTCGGCGTTAGCCCATTCCATCTCGTCCACGATCCTCTGAGGCGAGCGTCGGCGGAGCTTGGCTCCGTAATAGACCTTGTTGGCACAGAAGGTGCAGGCGTAGGGACAACCCCGGGCTGTAGCGACCAGCAGAAAACGCTTGCCGCTGAACGGCAGCCGGTAGAGACCGGTGTCGACCAGGTCCCAGGCGGGAAAAGGTAGTTTGTCAAGATTCCTGATATGTGGCCGCTTGCGGTTGTGCCTTACTTCGCCGGCCTCGTCGCGGAACGACAGTCCGGATACACCTGATAGCGGTTCCCCACCCCTGAGCGCAAGGGCTGAGTCCCTGATCGTGTACTCCGGCTCACCCTGCACGACCATGTCCAGGTTGGCGTCGATCTCAAAACAGGAATCGGGCAGGGCGCTGGGATGGATACCCATGGCCATCGTATGGCTCTCGGGATTCGCTGACTTCACCAGCGAAGCCACGGCGATGTCGCTGTCGATTGATGGCGTCGCAGTGTTGATAACGACCAGCCCGGGCTTCCAGGAAGCAATCAGAGCGGAAAGCCCCCGCTGGTCCATGTCCTCGACGCTGCAGTCGGCGATCTTCACTTCGAAATCCAGGTTCCTCAGCACAGCCGCCGTTGTAGCCAGCGATACGGGAGCCCAGACGGAGGTCCAGGCGCCGGTCCGCTGCATGCAGCGTCCCTCGCGGACTACGTTTATCCCCTCGACGGGGGGAGGATTCAGGAATAAGACCCTCATCAGAAAATTCTACAGCAATCCATGACTACTTCTTAACCAGGCCTTTGATCAGGCACCAGACATAACGCCAGGCCATCTTCCAGACAACGATCTGGGAATCTCCCGACTCGCGTTTATACTCGTGTGTCGGCGCTTCCGTGACCCTGAAGCCATGCCTCAGGCATTCCATGATCATCTCCTGCTCGATGGTGAAGATATTCTCAGTCAGGGTAATCGCCCGGCCGGTCTTGGTGGAGATGGCGCGCAGGCCGTTCTGGCTGTCGGTCAGACGTACTCCCCAGCGGTAGTTGATCGCCAGGGTTATGATCGAGCTGCCGGTGCTGCGGATGAACTTGCCGATGTCGCCGCCCAGCTCGTCGCTGCCGCCGGTCCAGCGGGAACCGACCACAAGGTCGGCTTCGCCGGCCAGGATGGGAGCGGTGAGTTTGGGAATGTCCGCTGCGTCGTGAGAACCGTCGGCGTCGATGAACACCAGGGCGTCGCCGCTGGCCACCTCGATCGCCCTGCGGATGCCATCGCCCTTGCCGCGGCCCGCGTCCCGGTAGCTCACTAAGCCCATGGATTCGGCGATCTCACGGGTGCGGTCGGTCGAGTTGCCGTCGATCAGGACGATCTCATCGCCATATGGTTTGACCGATTCGATGACAGCGCCCACATTCGCCTCTTCGTTGCGGGCGATCACGGCAACCGTCACTGCGATTTTGCCCGCGTCTCTACCTGGGTCTTTTTCCGCAGCCTCGGCCATGGCGCTGTCTGTTTGTTTTTCCGGATTCAAAGCATCAACCTATCGTCATCCCGAGTCCGGGACTCAAGCCAGTTCCGGAGAACCGACATAATCGACCAGGGCCTGAATGAAAGCTTTCCGTTTCGGTCCCCGCAGGGCTTCGGATAATTCCTGCCTTATGGGGCTGTCAGTCACCATGAGCGCGATTGTCGACCTGATACCCATGAAGCCCGCCAGGGCAAACAACGCCGATGCCTCCAGTTCTACCCCGAGGTACCCCTCCTGATTCCAGCTCTGGATCTGCTCGTCGGTCTCACGGAACGCAGCACCTGTGGTAACGATGGGGCCGGTGTGCACCGGCAAACCCCGTCGCTGGAAGAATCCTGAAAGCGAATCGGTCAGGGTTGCGTCCGCCGGTATCTGCTGGCCAGACTCGAAACCGTAATGGCTGGCGAGAGCGTCCCCGGCCTTGGCGGAATCAGCGATGATCAGATCGCCACAATCGATCTCCGGCTGCAGGGCGCCACAGGTCCCCAGCCCGATGACCGTATCCACACGCGTGAAAGCGAGGCTCCTCATGATCCCTTCAAGGATGACCGTTCCCGGCGGCACCTTGATATAGCCGATGCGTCGGCCGGCCAGGTCCCCGGCGTACAGCGCCCCAAAATGTTCATGGCGCTGCAGCAGCGGGCTGACGAAGTCTTCGCCAAAGGAAAGCAGGAGTACACGTGGGGTGTAATCGTGGGGGTCGCTGCCCTGGAATACCCAGCGCTCGGCGACAAAGCGTACGAATTTTTCTTCCCAGGTGGCCATGAAATAGAAAGTACCCGGCGTGGCTGCTTTCTTTAGCCGGGCATCGTGGATACTATAGCATAAATGCCGTCTGAATCAGGGAAAGAATTGACCACAAAAAGCCGGGTCCCCCTCAACGCCATACTGCTGAGTTCATCGCAGTTCGTCCGGGCGGCCATCGGTTTCCTTTTTTTCCTCTTCCTGGCGCGACGGCTCGGCCCCGAAGACTTCGGCAAGTACATGTTCGCCTTCTCGCTGGCGGAGATCTTCTCCATCCTGGGGGACCTGGGCCTGCACGAATACAGCATCCGCGAGATGGCCCGCCGGCCGGAACTCCTGAAGGAACGGCTTCCCGGCATCCTCGTCCTGAAGACTCTGCTCTCCAGCACCTCGGCGATCATCATGCTCGCCATCCTGCCCCTCCTGGGGAAGGACAAGGCAACCTCGCTGGCCGTCGTCGCTTTCGCGCTGGCCCAGATCGGCTACGCCTGGTTCTACGCCTCGACGATCGCTTTCGCCGCCCGGCAGGACCTCCACATCCAGGCGTTCCTCTGGCTGATGGAAAAGGTGCTCTTCGCCGCCGCCGGCGTGGCAGTCATCGTCGCCACCGGCAGCGATTTCGTCCTGGTCGCGTTCAGCAACACATTCGTCCAGTTCTTCGGTGGTGCCCTCGCCGTAGCGATAGCCTGGCGCAAGTACGGCCCCTGGGTCCGCGACCTTCACCGAGACCAGTGGAGCCGCTACCTCAAGGCCGCCATCCCCTTCGGCCTGATCGTCGCCTTCTACCTTGTCTATTTTCGCATCGACACCGTGATGATCTCCTTCTTCCGGGGGGATGAAGAGGTGGGCCAGTACAGCGCCGCCTATAACCTGGTCTCAGCCCTGCTCTTCCTGCCGTCGGGTCTGGTCGCGGCACTCTTCCCCCGTCTGGCAGGCGCCTATCGCTCGCCGGAAGACAACCTCGACGGGCCTTTCCAGAAAGCAGCCCGCTGGCTGCTCGCCCTTTCCCTGCCCATGGCCGTGGGAATATGGCTGCTGGCCGACCCTCTGGTGCTGGCGTTGCTCGGCGACACCTATCTGCCCGCTATGACCGCTTTCGCCGTGCTCGGCTGGGTGCTGCCCGTCTGGTTCATAACCTTCCTCCAGGGGAACATCCTCACGGTAGTCGAGCGCCAGAAGGCGGTGGCCGTTGTAGGCCTCGCCAACATGGTCCTGAATGTGGGGATGAACCTGATAATCATCCCGCGCTACGGCTTCACCGGAGCCGCGGTGACCACCCTGCTCACGGAAATGCTGGGGCTGACGCTGATGTTCTGGCTGCTGCGGCGGAATATCTCTCTGGTGAAGACCGGCGTCATGGCGCTGAAGGTCGCGCTGGTCACGGGAGCGATGGGGATACTGGTATGGCAGCTGCGGGATCGGGCTGAAGTCTTCCTGGTCGCGGCAGTGGGAGCCGTGGTCTACGCGATCGCAATCGTAGCCCTGGGGATCATCCCCTTGAGTGAGATCAGGGATATCATCAAGCGAAAATCCACACCCGGCGAGCCGCCCGAGATCCATCTAAACGAAGGTCTCTGAGTTTTCCGGCTACGCCGTTGTCTCCTGGGTGCGATCCCAGCCGGCACAGCCTCTCTGAGGTTTCCCCTATCCCCGAGCGACAATAAACACCGTTGAACCCCAGTCCAACGGTAGCAACGGATTCGCCGCCCGCGCCAGCACCCCGGTCAAAAAACTCATGGCCCGGTCCAGCTGCTTGTTGCGGTCGCAGGCGTGGCCGAAATCGGCTAACAATTTAAGCAGTTTCGACTGCGCCGCATACTCCGGCCCCAGCCGCTTGGAATATTCCTCCGGAGGAAAGATCCCGGCGCGGAAGAACGGCCAGTTCCTCACGACGTCAAAACCGGCGGCCCGAAAGCGCGCCTCGATCTGCGAAGGCAGCTCCAGGCCATAGTGGCCGTCCAGCTCGATGAAGTAACGGTCGAAAAGTTCCGGGTCGCGACGCACCATCTTGTAGAACGGCGCCGTACAATGGGCCTCGATGATGTGAAGCATCCAGCCACCGGGTTTGAGCACCCGCTTCCACTCGGCCAGCACCGCGTCTTTCTGCTCGAAGGGAACATGGCCGAATACATCCCAGCTGTTGATGATGTCGAAGGTGTCGTCCGCGAAAGGCAGTGAAGTGGCGTCGGCAGTCGCGACCGCCTGGTAGATGCCCTTTGCCGAGCGCAGCCCCGCGAATGACAGGTCGATGCCGACAGTCCGCCACGGCGCCAGCACCTCGTTGCCGCCGCCGCAGCCCACATCGAGTATCAGGGTCTCCGGGCCGAAACGGCTGAGGAACTCACGGGTGAACTGATGCTTTACCGTCGTGGAAGACCAGCGGTCGTAGAAAGCCTTAACCTTACGGGAGACGCCGGTCCTCTGCCCCACGCCGTCCTGGGTAGGCGCCGTGAACTTGCCTTCATAGAAGCGGTCCTCAGGGACGAAGCAGGGGATCTCTTCGCGCACGACGTAATCCGAACCGCAGCCGGTGCAGATGAGCTGCTCCGCGGCCTCGGCCTTCAGAACGCCTCGACAGGACGGGCAGCGGAATAATACAGCTGGTTCCAGGGTCATGTTGCAGCCGGCCCTGAGGTAGATTTGCCCGGCTCCAGGATCACTTGCGTCCGCGACCCTTGCCCGAACGCTGCTTCTCAGACTCTTTGACCTTCGCCGCCACGAACTCGGTGAACTCTTTCTTGAAGCGTTCCTTGGAGAACTTCGCGGCATGCTTGCTCAGCTTGGCAGGATCAAAATCCTTCGGCCTGAAACGCGAGACCGCCTCGATCAGCGATTCAGTGGTCGCTTCCGGGAACATGACCGCGGTCTTGCCGTCGACGGCGCTCTCCAGCAGGCCTCCTCGCGCGAGGCCGATCACAGGTCTGCCGGCGGCCATCGCCTCTACCGGGACGATGCCGAAGTCCTCTTCCCCCGGGAATATCAGGGCCAGGCACCCGGAGATGAGTTCGGGCAGATCGTCCTCGGGAACGAATCCGAGGAATTCCACGGTCGGCCCGGCCATCGCCTGCAGCCGCTCCCGCTCGGGCCCCTCCCCCACGATCTTCAGGGGAAGACCCAGCCTGGTGAAAGCCTCGACCGCCAGCTCCACCCTCTTGTAGGGAACCAGACGCGACACGACCAGGAAATAATCCTGGGCGCATTTGACGACAGGAAAGCGTTCCACGTCCACCGGCGGATAGATCACAGCCGACTCGCGTCTGTAGAACTTGGCGACCCTCGCCGCCACATGGTCCGAGATGGCGATGAAATGGTCAACCCGGTCGCTGGCCAGACGGTCCCAGAGCCTCAGGTAATGGACCACCAGATCGTTGCCGGCCTTTACCAGCGGATTGGCGCCGCCGAGCCGCTGGTCCAGATGTGGCTGCCAGGCATACCGCAGTGGCGTGTAGCAGTAGCAGATATTGAGGGTCTCCGGCCCGGTGAGCACGCCCTTCGAACAGGCGGAACTCGAAGTGATGACCACATCGTAGCCGGTCATGTCGAATGACTCGAAAGCCAGGGGGAACAGCGGTATATATTTCTGGGAGATCCGGTGCAGCATGGGCAGCCGCTGCACGAACGATGTGCGCACGTCCCACGAGCGGACCGACTCCGGCAGGTTGCGGTCGGAAAGAAACGTCGTGTAAACAGGAGAGCCGGGATATGCCTCAAGCAGGGTCTCGACGACACGCTCGGAGCCGCCCAGCGTCGTCAGCCATTCATGGGCGATGGCAACTCGCAAAACTGCTCCTTCCGGTTTTGATTAAGCGGTCGAAAGCATTATACTTTTTCTGTGAGCAATCAGTCATGAAACCCTCAATCCATCCTCTTCCAGATCCCGAAGACAGGCCGCTGACAGCTTCTACTCCTGAAGCCCGCAAGCTCCAGGACGAGGCCATGATCAAAGCCCTCTGCTATGCGGATATCTTCGATTTCCCGCTCAGGCTCGAGGAAGTCATCCGCTTCGCCCCGGATGTCGCAATAACTATCGACGAGGCATACGAACGCCTGAACTCGGATGGACCGCTATCCGGCGTAGTCAAGCGCTGCGACGACTTCTACTTCCTGGAAGGCCGCGGCGACAACTGCCAGAGGCGGCTCGACCGCGAGGCTGAATCCCGCCAGCAGCTGGAGATCGCCCTCAGAAGGCTGATCCCGCTGCAGGGCATCCCGTTCCTCCGCGCCGCCGCGATCACCGGCGCCCTGGCGGCGCTGAACTCGCCGGCCGGTGACGACGTCGACCTGCTTATCGTCAGCTCCCGGGGCCGCACCTGGACCGCTTACTTTTTCCTGCGGCTATGGCGCCGTTTCAGCCATAATCCCGACATCTGTTTCAATGTATTCATCTCGGAAGGCGACCTCGTCTTCCGCAATCAGAACCTTTTCTACGCCCGCGAGATCCTGGGCGCTCTGCCAGTGTTCAACAACGGCGCCTACGACAAATTCATCGATGCCAACCGCTGGATATTCAATATCTTCCCTTCATGGAGCGCCAGCGCCGACCGCAGCCGTTACCGCCTGCCCGTGAGTCCCCTCTGGCGCCGCCGTCAGCGGGTTCTTGAACGCCTGCTCACCGGCCCCTTCGGCGACCTGGTCGAGTATCTCGTGAACAAGGTGCAGGTCAAGAACCTGGTCAGCTCGGCCACGGAGACCTCGATGCGCATGCGGCGTAACCGCATCAAGCTCCACAAGCGCGACAACCGCTCGCCCATCCTGGATAAATACGAACAGCGGATAAACACCTGGACTTCGAAGTACCGCGAGTTATCCGGCGAGTCCCCGGTCAAGCCGGTGGACTGAAGACTCAGCGGCTCCACCATCCACGCGAATGGTCCAGGTACGAACCTTACGCATCCCGGTCGACAAAGCTCGTGACCGTCTTCAGCAAAATCTTGATATCCAGCCACGGATTCCAGTTCTCGATGTAATAGATGTCGTGCTCGACGCGTTCTGATATATCCGTGTCTCCCCTTAAACCGTTGATCTGAGCCCAGCCGGTCAGACCGGGACGCACCCGGTGCCTGCTGCCGTATGCCTGGATCTCCTGCTCGAAATGTTCCACGTGCTCGGGCCGCTCGGGCCTCGGGCCTACCAGGCTCATCTCCCCCTTGATTACGTTGATCAGCTGAGGCAGCTCGTCGATGCCGAGCGGCCGGATGAACCTGCCGACCCGCGTACGCCGCACATCTCCAACAGTTGACCAGCCCGCCTTGCCTTTCTCGGCGTCCCTGCGCATGGAACGGAACTTGAGGATCTCAAACGGTTTATCGTTCTTGCCCAGGCGCGTCTGATGGTAAAGTACGGGCCCAGGTGAATCGAGCTTGATGGCGACAGCGACCAGGAGAAGTAGCGGCGCCAGGATAATCAGAACCACGAGGGATATAACGATGTCCATAATGCGTTTGACGAAACCCTGCAGGCCGGTGATGCTGCTGCGCTTGAGGCCGAGCACCGGCAAGCCCCGGATATGCTCGACGCCGACGCTGTCACTGAAGATCTCGTAAAGCCGCGGCACCATAGTGAACTCCACATTGTAGGGTCGGCAACGCTCCATAAGCTCGACAATGGTGTCATGCCTGTCACGTGAGAAGCCCACCACCATGTGCTGGATACGATACTGCTTGAGTACTTCCTCGAGCTTGTCGTAGTCATCGAAGACCTTGTATGACCCGAAGTCCGCCTCGCGCCCCGATGGTTTCTCATCCAGGAAGCCCACGAACCTGAGGCCAAGGTCCGGGTTGCGGATGATCTTGCCGGCGGCGCTGATGCCGACCTTGCCTGCTCCCAGCACCAGCGTGTTCTTCACATACCAGCCGCGGCGCCGCCCCCAGCGGAATATCATGTAGACGATCAGCCGCGCCAGGGAGACGCAGACGATGGTGCTGACCCAGGAGATGACGATGATGTTACGCGAATAGTGGACCACCGGGAAGATGAACATGGTTATCGCCAGCAGCACCATCGAAGCTTCGGTCACGGCGGTGACGATCGCCGGCAGCACTTCCAGCAGGCTCAGGTTCAGACGGAAACGGTAGAGGCCGTGCAGCTTGAACAGCAGCCAGTAGAACGGCAGGATGCCAGCGGCCAGCGCCAGGTAAAAGTTATAGGAAGGAGCGGCCGCCTCACCGGCATAGAGCACGCCCCACTGGATATAGAACAGGAAAGCGAGCCGGAAGCCGGCGACTACACCCAGCATGTCAGCGACGACCAGCGTGACGTGGGAGAATCGATGTGATGTGAAGAATTTTGCCGCTTTAGTCAACTTTAGTCCCTGCTGTTTATTTTAGCGATTTTCAGGTATTTTATCCGCTTTTTTGTCGGCCCGGCGCCGACGGTGCTAAAATCGCCCCATGTTGCGTATCGGTATCAACGGTCGTTCCATCTTCCGGCAGCTCACCGGGGTGCAGCACTACGCCCGCGAAGTAACACGCGCCCTCTGCGCCCTGAAGGTGGAAGACGTAGACTTCACGGTCTTCTCCGGCCGCGAGGGACGGGACGCCGAAACCGGTCTGCCGGTTGAGGTCAGCCGGGCCCCCGCTGGCGGCCCAGTCCGCGGCCTGGTCTGGGAGCAGACGGTCCTGAGGCGCATGGTCAAAAAGGCGGGCGTCGACGTCCTCTTCAGCCCCGCCAACGTGGCGCCGCTATATCCGCCGTCTCCAAGCGTAGTTACCATCCACGACCTGTCTTTCCTGCTTTTCCCCGAATATTTCTCACGCAGTTTCGGCGTCTATTACCGGAACATCATACCGAAGATCGTGGAGCAGGCCTCGGCCGTCATCACCGATTCCGAAAGTTCGAGGGAAGACCTGATCACCCATCTCGGGGTCGCTCCCGAAAAGGTCACTGCCATCCACCTGGGAGTCTCCGCGGACTTCCGCCAGCGGGTAAGGAAGGACGATCTCGAAACAGTGCGTCGCCGCCTCGGCCTGCCGGCGCAGTTCTTCCTGTCAGTCTCCAGCCTCGAACCGCGCAAGAACCTGGCGAACCTGGTGAAGGCCTACCGCCTGCTTCCCGAGGAAGTGACCGCCGAGAATAAACTGGTTCTCGTGGGCGCCGGCAACCGCCTCTTCTCGGATCCCGGTCTCGCGGATGTGATCGAGCGGCTGCCGTCTGGTTCGGTGATCGCCCCCGGATATATCCCTGAGGAAGATCTACCGTCCGTCTACCGGATGGCCACGGCGCTGGTCTTCCCGTCCCTCTACGAAGGCTTCGGCTTGCCGGTTCTGGAAGCCATGGCTGCCTCAACCCCGGTGATCGCCTCAAACCGTTCGTCCGTGCCTGAAGTAGCTGGCACGGCGGCGGCGCTTATAAACCCGGAGAGCGTCGAGGAGATCGCTGCGGCGATGGAACTGCTCGCCAGCGACTCGGGCACGCGGAACCTGCTGATTGAAAGAGGAAAGAAGCGGGCGGGTCAGTTCACCTGGGAGAAGACGGCGGAACGGACGCTCGAGGTCTTGCGGGGCATATAAAGCGTTTACTTCTGCCGCTATCCACCAGGGCGCGGCTCTCTACCAAGGCAACTGATATTCCCCTTTAGATGCCAGATAGATTCCCAAAGCCGAGTTAAATACCGTGAGCACCAAGCCGATGATGCACAGGACTACACCAGCGATCGCCATTCCCCTGTTTCTGGATTTCCGCCCCTTGATACCCAATACAAGCCCCACGATGTTTACCGGCGCACCAAAAATAGGGATGAACCATGCGAACATTCCAATTATTCCGAGCACTAAAGAAGCGGTCGCCTTGCCACTGCCTTCAGGCACACCAGAGGAAAGCCGTTCCCCACACGCACACAGAACCGCCGTATCAGCATTCTCTATTCCACATTTCGAACAATACATGTCAACCTCCTGTCTGAAATATACCTGAGCAGCCCTGCGGTTTTCCCTATCCATTTCGGTGGCTGTCAAAGCATAAAAAAGAACATGCCTATCAGCGTCAACGCGGAAAAGACGGTTCCGAGGATGGCAAACACATTCTTCCTGTCATTCTGGAAAAGACCACCGATTCCCAGCCCCAGCGCGACAACGGAAGCAGACAAAAAAGCGAATAGCAGAAGACCTATCATCATCACGCTAACGGATTCCTCATCAATACCACCAGGCGTGGATAACTCCAGTGCTCCAGCGACAGCGATCAGGACAAATATGAATATTGCCGCCGTGATCGAAACAACGAACGATGCTATACCCAGTCCTGAGTGTTTTGGCTCCATCATTACTCCTCGCTAATTGGACATACAATCGGCCAGGGTGAGGAGTAACATAACAGCTTGACTATGCCGCCTGCCCTTGCTTCGCACCCTCATCCAGCCAGCTGGTCAGCCCCAGGTAAGTGAAGAACAAAAACGCCACCCCCGTCTGCCACAGGAAGCAGTCGAGCATCCCGTGAGTTATATAAGCCACGGAGGCCGTCAGAAGCGCCAGCGACACCAGCCGGGCGCCTGGTTTCTGGATGCGGTCCCGCACCAGCCGGAACTGGACCAGGAACATCATGAACAGCAGGTAGAGCATGGCCGCGAAGCCGACGACACCTGTCGTGGCCAGCGATTCCAGGAAGATATTATGGGTGCGCACCTTCTCGTCGCGCTGAAGTTCCGGCATATATTCGGTGTAATGTTTGCGGTACTGGTCCGGTCCCACGCCCAGGATGGGATTCGCCTGCCATGTCTTGATGCCAGCCTGCCAAAGTTGCGTCCTCGGAGCTGAAGTCACGGCTGGCTTCCCTTCCCGGAACGATTCGTTCGCAGCCGGCAGCACCAGCGGCCTGCTCCTGCCGTTGACGAACTCCAGTGGCACAGACGCCGGCTCCGGTCCAGCAGCAGAAAACCAGCCTACATGAGCCTTGACCATCTCGATCACTAAGACATACTTACCGTTCTCCGTTGGCGTGTTGAACTCCAGTTGCAGGTCGATCTCATCGCCCGGAGGTACATCACGTGGCAGATTGGTGATGATGTAATCGACCTCCTGATTCTCCTTCTCGGGATAATTCAGCCAGCGATAGGTGATGGTGACACCTTCGCTCTCCGAAGGCGCCCAGTTGATAGACCCGGTATTCT encodes:
- a CDS encoding radical SAM protein; this encodes MRVLFLNPPPVEGINVVREGRCMQRTGAWTSVWAPVSLATTAAVLRNLDFEVKIADCSVEDMDQRGLSALIASWKPGLVVINTATPSIDSDIAVASLVKSANPESHTMAMGIHPSALPDSCFEIDANLDMVVQGEPEYTIRDSALALRGGEPLSGVSGLSFRDEAGEVRHNRKRPHIRNLDKLPFPAWDLVDTGLYRLPFSGKRFLLVATARGCPYACTFCANKVYYGAKLRRRSPQRIVDEMEWANAEFGIRDFLIWSESFTTDQEYAIETAEEIIRRGLDIDWVCNSRVDTISPELLRAIKRAGCWMIGFGIESGSQEILDSVRKGTTIGQAVQAVRMAHEVGLEVTGHCILGFPGETEATMQQTIDFTKFLKLDYVQYYCAVAFPGSKLYDHCQESGWLDDSDWKFFEQNFSVITTPQLRADQVMAARERAYRDFYMQPHVVMNTVRKVRSPGDVVNFAHMLKDFLNWV
- a CDS encoding glycosyltransferase family 2 protein, with amino-acid sequence MNPEKQTDSAMAEAAEKDPGRDAGKIAVTVAVIARNEEANVGAVIESVKPYGDEIVLIDGNSTDRTREIAESMGLVSYRDAGRGKGDGIRRAIEVASGDALVFIDADGSHDAADIPKLTAPILAGEADLVVGSRWTGGSDELGGDIGKFIRSTGSSIITLAINYRWGVRLTDSQNGLRAISTKTGRAITLTENIFTIEQEMIMECLRHGFRVTEAPTHEYKRESGDSQIVVWKMAWRYVWCLIKGLVKK
- a CDS encoding flippase, which gives rise to MTTKSRVPLNAILLSSSQFVRAAIGFLFFLFLARRLGPEDFGKYMFAFSLAEIFSILGDLGLHEYSIREMARRPELLKERLPGILVLKTLLSSTSAIIMLAILPLLGKDKATSLAVVAFALAQIGYAWFYASTIAFAARQDLHIQAFLWLMEKVLFAAAGVAVIVATGSDFVLVAFSNTFVQFFGGALAVAIAWRKYGPWVRDLHRDQWSRYLKAAIPFGLIVAFYLVYFRIDTVMISFFRGDEEVGQYSAAYNLVSALLFLPSGLVAALFPRLAGAYRSPEDNLDGPFQKAARWLLALSLPMAVGIWLLADPLVLALLGDTYLPAMTAFAVLGWVLPVWFITFLQGNILTVVERQKAVAVVGLANMVLNVGMNLIIIPRYGFTGAAVTTLLTEMLGLTLMFWLLRRNISLVKTGVMALKVALVTGAMGILVWQLRDRAEVFLVAAVGAVVYAIAIVALGIIPLSEIRDIIKRKSTPGEPPEIHLNEGL
- a CDS encoding methyltransferase domain-containing protein; the encoded protein is MTLEPAVLFRCPSCRGVLKAEAAEQLICTGCGSDYVVREEIPCFVPEDRFYEGKFTAPTQDGVGQRTGVSRKVKAFYDRWSSTTVKHQFTREFLSRFGPETLILDVGCGGGNEVLAPWRTVGIDLSFAGLRSAKGIYQAVATADATSLPFADDTFDIINSWDVFGHVPFEQKDAVLAEWKRVLKPGGWMLHIIEAHCTAPFYKMVRRDPELFDRYFIELDGHYGLELPSQIEARFRAAGFDVVRNWPFFRAGIFPPEEYSKRLGPEYAAQSKLLKLLADFGHACDRNKQLDRAMSFLTGVLARAANPLLPLDWGSTVFIVARG
- a CDS encoding glycosyltransferase: MRVAIAHEWLTTLGGSERVVETLLEAYPGSPVYTTFLSDRNLPESVRSWDVRTSFVQRLPMLHRISQKYIPLFPLAFESFDMTGYDVVITSSSACSKGVLTGPETLNICYCYTPLRYAWQPHLDQRLGGANPLVKAGNDLVVHYLRLWDRLASDRVDHFIAISDHVAARVAKFYRRESAVIYPPVDVERFPVVKCAQDYFLVVSRLVPYKRVELAVEAFTRLGLPLKIVGEGPERERLQAMAGPTVEFLGFVPEDDLPELISGCLALIFPGEEDFGIVPVEAMAAGRPVIGLARGGLLESAVDGKTAVMFPEATTESLIEAVSRFRPKDFDPAKLSKHAAKFSKERFKKEFTEFVAAKVKESEKQRSGKGRGRK
- a CDS encoding undecaprenyl-phosphate glucose phosphotransferase, whose amino-acid sequence is MTKAAKFFTSHRFSHVTLVVADMLGVVAGFRLAFLFYIQWGVLYAGEAAAPSYNFYLALAAGILPFYWLLFKLHGLYRFRLNLSLLEVLPAIVTAVTEASMVLLAITMFIFPVVHYSRNIIVISWVSTIVCVSLARLIVYMIFRWGRRRGWYVKNTLVLGAGKVGISAAGKIIRNPDLGLRFVGFLDEKPSGREADFGSYKVFDDYDKLEEVLKQYRIQHMVVGFSRDRHDTIVELMERCRPYNVEFTMVPRLYEIFSDSVGVEHIRGLPVLGLKRSSITGLQGFVKRIMDIVISLVVLIILAPLLLLVAVAIKLDSPGPVLYHQTRLGKNDKPFEILKFRSMRRDAEKGKAGWSTVGDVRRTRVGRFIRPLGIDELPQLINVIKGEMSLVGPRPERPEHVEHFEQEIQAYGSRHRVRPGLTGWAQINGLRGDTDISERVEHDIYYIENWNPWLDIKILLKTVTSFVDRDA
- a CDS encoding glycosyltransferase family 4 protein, producing the protein MLRIGINGRSIFRQLTGVQHYAREVTRALCALKVEDVDFTVFSGREGRDAETGLPVEVSRAPAGGPVRGLVWEQTVLRRMVKKAGVDVLFSPANVAPLYPPSPSVVTIHDLSFLLFPEYFSRSFGVYYRNIIPKIVEQASAVITDSESSREDLITHLGVAPEKVTAIHLGVSADFRQRVRKDDLETVRRRLGLPAQFFLSVSSLEPRKNLANLVKAYRLLPEEVTAENKLVLVGAGNRLFSDPGLADVIERLPSGSVIAPGYIPEEDLPSVYRMATALVFPSLYEGFGLPVLEAMAASTPVIASNRSSVPEVAGTAAALINPESVEEIAAAMELLASDSGTRNLLIERGKKRAGQFTWEKTAERTLEVLRGI